In one Alosa alosa isolate M-15738 ecotype Scorff River chromosome 14, AALO_Geno_1.1, whole genome shotgun sequence genomic region, the following are encoded:
- the slc24a5 gene encoding sodium/potassium/calcium exchanger 5 produces the protein MNKNVSNHKKNRRDIFLYIFAFVLFLYCSVQTLFYFSKSYHVNSPRVRRDTENETECVSPQSSEFPEGFFTVQERKDGGLIIYFMIIFYMFLAISIICDDYFLPSLEVISERLGLSQDVAGATFMAAGSSAPELVTAFLGVFVTKGDIGVSTIVGSAVYNLLGICAACGLLTAVVGRLTCWPLFRDCLAYAISVAAVIAIISDNKVYWYEAASLLLVYGVYIVVLCFDIRISEYVLRKFSPCCTCVAKNAEERSEQQPLVGWQDDTSLRLHRRSRTDSGIFQDDSGYSHLSLSLHGLNEIPEEHKSVFKMPENDLKRILWVLSLPAILLLFLTIPDCRRRTWKKWYMMTFFMSAVWISAFTYVLVWMVTVVGETLSIPDTVMGLTLLAAGTSIPDTVASVIVAREGKADMAMSNIVGSNVFDMLCLGLPWFIKTAFVDTTSPVEVNSTGLVFTTASLLFSIVILFVTVHANGWRLNWKLGVVTLFFYILFATLSILYELGIIGNNPIRTCND, from the exons ATGAATAAAAACGTAAGTAATCACAAGAAAAACAGAAGAGATATTTTCTTATATATTTTTGCATTCGTGCTTTTTTTGTATTGCTCGGTACAAACACTGTTCTATTTTTCAAAGTCATATCATGTGAATTCTCCAAGAGTACGCCGGGACACTG AAAATGAAACGGAGTGCGTGTCCCCACAGTCGTCGGAATTCCCAGAGGGTTTTTTCACAGTGcaagagagaaaagatggagggcttattatatattttatgatcattttttatatgtttttgGCCATTTCTATAATTTGTGATGACTACTTTCTGCCATCCCTTGAAGTTATCAGTGAGC GTCTTGGGCTCTCACAAGATGTAGCTGGAGCAACATTCATGGCAGCTGGAAGCTCAGCTCCAGAACTAGTTACAGCCTTTCTGG GTGTATTTGTCACAAAGGGAGACATTGGGGTCAGTACCATTGTAGGATCAGCCGTTTACAACCTCCTTGGTATTTGTGCAGCATGTGGACTCTTAACCGCTGTG GTGGGGCGACTCACCTGCTGGCCACTGTTCAGAGACTGTTTGGCTTATGCTATAAGCGTGGCTGCTGTAATAGCAATAATCTCAGATAACAAGGTGTACTG GTATGAAGCAGCTTCTTTACTTCTTGTGTATGGGGTATACATAGTCGTGCTCTGCTTCGACATCCGAATCAGTGAGTATGTGTTACGCAAGTTCAGCCCTTGCTGTACCTGTGTGGCCAAAAATGCAGAGGAGCGCAGCGAGCAGCAGCCCTTGGTGGGCTGGCAGGACGACACAAGCCTCCGCTTGCACCGCAGATCCCGGACAGACAGTGGCATCTTCCAGGACGATTCGGGATACTCTCACCTCTCCCTCAGTCTTCATGGACTAAATGAAATCCCAGAGG AGCACAAGAGTGTTTTCAAGATGCCTGAGAATGACCTGAAGCGTATCCTGTGGGTGCTCTCCTTGCCGGCCATCCTGCTGCTCTTTCTGACCATACCAGACTGCCGCAGGCGCACCTGGAAGAAATGGTACATGATGACCTTCTTTATGTCAGCTGTGTGGATCTCTGCCTTCACTTATGTACTGGTGTGGATGGTTACCGTGGTGG GGGAAACGCTGTCCATCCCTGACACGGTAATGGGCCTCACTCTGCTTGCTGCTGGGACCAGCATTCCAGACACAGTAGCCAGTGTCATTGTAGCCAGAGAAG GCAAAGCAGACATGGCCATGTCCAACATCGTGGGATCTAATGTATTCGACATGCTCTGCCTGGGTCTGCCATGGTTCATCAAAACAGCATTTGTTGACACTACCTCTCCAGTCGAGGTGAACAGCACTGGTCTGGTGTTCACAActgcctctcttctcttctctatcgTCATACTTTTTGTGACGGTGCACGCAAACGGATGGAGATTGAACTGGAAGCTTGGAGTCGTTACACTGTTTTTCTACATTCTTTTTGCCACTCTGTCCATTTTGTATGAACTGGGAATTATCGGTAACAACCCCATCAGAACATGCAATGACTAA